In a genomic window of Methanobrevibacter boviskoreani JH1:
- a CDS encoding single-stranded-DNA-specific exonuclease RecJ encodes MLNRSAEACNMLKKHIDEGHVIRVISHNDADGLSAAGVITNAIKEEGGQFHVTIVSRLQMDVINDLKKENYELFVFCDMGSACLKPLNSFKADIIIADHHQPADVETGDNIVHVNPHLFGVDGSRELSGAGSTYLCIRDLDKKHLAYLALVGAFGDMQGEDGFMGMNKLILQDAIESGTVEIHEGLKIASKSTEAVYKSLAYTFKPALPGLTGDLEGSQQFLEQLGLSYGIKFTDLSGEEQDLLKDALIQINPKILSEVYTAPKEISYLQDLEDFSDILDACGKNKKYGLGLSLALGERGEALYTALKLRNNYRSQLIKGMEWVKKEGAVQLNTIQYLYSEDQIIKKVMGTIASVGLTVGLFDENKPVLGLSRLHKDIKVSGRTLRPMIERGVNLGKALNECSSNFGGQGGGHDIAAGAMIPYGAKDEFLHLVDQAIAYQLENNS; translated from the coding sequence TTGTTAAATAGATCTGCTGAAGCTTGCAATATGCTTAAGAAGCATATTGATGAAGGCCATGTTATAAGGGTTATTTCACACAATGATGCTGATGGTTTATCTGCTGCTGGTGTAATAACTAATGCCATTAAGGAAGAAGGTGGTCAGTTTCATGTTACCATAGTTTCCAGACTTCAGATGGATGTTATCAATGATTTGAAAAAGGAAAACTATGAGCTTTTCGTATTCTGTGATATGGGAAGCGCATGTCTAAAACCACTAAACTCTTTTAAGGCAGACATTATTATTGCAGACCATCATCAACCTGCAGATGTTGAGACTGGAGACAATATTGTTCATGTGAATCCCCATCTATTCGGTGTGGACGGAAGCAGGGAGCTAAGTGGGGCAGGTTCCACTTATCTCTGCATACGTGATTTGGATAAGAAGCATCTTGCATACCTTGCACTTGTAGGCGCATTCGGTGACATGCAAGGTGAAGATGGATTTATGGGCATGAATAAATTGATTCTACAGGATGCTATTGAGTCCGGTACTGTGGAGATACATGAAGGACTTAAGATTGCATCAAAATCAACAGAGGCAGTTTATAAATCATTGGCATACACTTTTAAACCTGCTCTTCCAGGCTTGACAGGGGATCTTGAAGGTTCTCAACAGTTCTTGGAACAGTTAGGATTGTCCTATGGAATTAAGTTCACTGATTTAAGTGGTGAGGAACAGGACCTCTTAAAGGATGCCTTAATCCAGATCAATCCTAAAATCCTATCTGAGGTATACACTGCTCCTAAGGAGATATCCTACCTACAGGATTTAGAGGACTTCTCGGATATTCTTGATGCATGTGGAAAAAACAAAAAATATGGTCTGGGTTTAAGTTTAGCCTTAGGTGAACGTGGAGAGGCACTTTACACTGCACTGAAACTTAGAAACAATTACAGATCTCAACTTATTAAAGGTATGGAATGGGTTAAAAAAGAGGGAGCTGTACAGCTTAACACTATTCAATATCTCTATAGTGAAGACCAAATCATTAAGAAAGTCATGGGAACCATCGCAAGTGTAGGCCTGACCGTTGGTCTTTTTGACGAGAACAAGCCTGTACTGGGCCTGTCCAGATTGCATAAGGACATAAAGGTCTCAGGCAGAACCTTAAGGCCAATGATTGAACGTGGTGTCAATCTTGGTAAGGCACTTAACGAATGTTCCTCCAACTTTGGTGGCCAGGGCGGAGGTCATGATATAGCAGCCGGTGCCATGATTCCATATGGGGCTAAAGACGAATTCTTACATCTGGTTGATCAGGCCATAGCCTATCAACTTGAAAACAATAGTTAA
- a CDS encoding DUF4011 domain-containing protein, with protein sequence MEVNDIVDIKKQIESLRTNLLDMNLRNNLLNFRPRKKSIKVVDENIAELYGILVTNEKTMEFLSNSNIDDDFSVDDTWEINSFIKESHKDLYLQTDYDKDELRKKLSRLYDGSKTSIEERGYNNLYLALGFLEWTDVSYQESKYKAPLILIPLQIKRDSVSSPYRVSWNSEEVKYNISLEVKLKDQGIDLPSFDDLESKDELNNYLKSIQDIINSKTSNWRIVNDIYLDNFDFKKFVMYKDLDLSRWGNIKNNSIKTLFEVDESDRDFEDYGYDYEEEVSLMKSSDIFNVVDADSSQISVLKEVTEGNKNLVVEGPPGTGKSQTIVNIIAELMANDKKILFVSEKKAALEVVKSKLDSIGLGDGCLELYGRNTNKKDFLNELERVTKLDSVKINDKSIFNKVDEVKTDLNNYVNILHSSYGKTGLTYYELMGMLELNNQKLDKNNQEKYRFDVGSVSNLTKEDREIIVENLNEIKINYDQISPYHNNLWLDTNFRELNSSDYHEIGQNLESLINYSNKFSEFSENLHNLIGITKFENFDIDNSIAKIELLKPNLKLIEDEYLPEIIHDIGKFQSDVGVFGLDVGSEGLVDDIGSLIDEADSFSSDSFDIGDFDSCVSDYRLLDGEDDLVSVVDRISDFCVKSKGLDLDSFGLDVDLDGLRSSVDDLSGVLGSGFDFYFVDCDVFDGIVGRFDAFKSGFFESLLEDIGKFQSDVGVFGLDVGSEGLVDDIGSLIDEADSFSSDSFDIGDFDSCVSDYRLLDGEDDLVSVVDRISDFCVKSKGLDLDSFGLDVDLDGLRSSVDDLSGVLGSGFDFYFVDCDVFDGIVGRFDAFKSGSFDSLLKDIDKFQIRTKGIDKDVLRLNLNSMKINAENLLNDLDGLYLDYTKITDINDFEELVSNFKENKESIESSNLYPLLKDSNIRGKFKYFQEGKDSLIKRKFNSNFKEISKQFHGYYIEEVSDDKIVEDLGTLLSLNQKLTVLRDKILAYAKSNIDDNKIVVESENLLKWFKNLENIIKKLSNYKINTNVESLINDLNSISEASEFLNKIYTENSSCVSELEGIRDSLEDYQFKIIGNVFNCKFNRLVCLKNLLNHIVDENSSCVSELEGIRDSLEDYQFKIIGNVFNSKHNTLIEANYLLDTIKSYDSKGKYYFNDLWNSYKSSSETLLREFKIIKEFNDNYNSGFFNDTTLDFVNNGDFSILNENIDGIKRCKSKIFKNFNNINDKIDLSNKLEVSNLNLVDLNDFNKLIVTLRNNVDELHPLKLFVDCCNKYSNKFTENLINIIKEDKIKSDMFESIFLFNFANNALKDIFDDEKCLEEFNYKTHEEEIEKFKELDQNTLKLNRYRVKEALANKRPNINRKWSKSSPMGILKFQFSKKRCLMSIRRLLSNALDAIILLKPCFMMSPVSIAQYLPPEIFESYFDYVIFDEASQVEVSDAIGAMMRGKHYIVMGDTKQLPPTRFFESSLDIDDEDEDLNNVKDLESILHLCENSFERRVLRWHYRSRHQSLIEFSNYAFYNNELYVFPSPVKNSDDLGLKFMYNPNTVYEKGSKNIKEAEDVVEYAFNSFRKYGNSKSLGIGTFSIKQKQVIMDVLETKLKQHPELEQYFNEDGKEGFFVKNLENIQGDERDIILISVGYGKNSLGQLRLNFGPLNRDGGERRLNVLITRAREQCVIFSNFKSSDMAVDKIRSKGVKIFKDYLYFAETGKLPSSYLLDNDFDSDFERSVYDFLVDNGYEVEKQVGCANYRIDLAVVDNHNPDNYILGIECDGAMYHSSKVARDRDRLRQEVLEGLGWKLYRIWSTDWYHARDSAKKRLLNAVEYAYKNKNTINTKKEVTPDFDINVTIEPNNDLNDDEDSYFVPYTYWRYDSSLDTDLYYSILRMVKVEGPVHIDDIYDRIKIFNGNKATKKFKNLVSLVLSNLISKKEIKKDVNFYYGVDFDLSKIKVRNRDKPEIDRIYTKEVLLSIIYTLKIELALSKEDLIKESSINLGFKRLTSRVSQKLESSVNALLNDGFIIVDENSNLKLNEDKI encoded by the coding sequence TTGGAAGTTAATGATATTGTAGACATAAAAAAACAGATTGAATCATTAAGAACTAATTTATTAGATATGAATTTAAGAAACAACTTATTAAATTTTAGACCACGTAAAAAATCTATTAAAGTTGTTGATGAGAATATAGCTGAATTATATGGTATATTAGTTACTAATGAAAAAACAATGGAATTTTTGTCTAATTCTAATATTGATGATGATTTTTCAGTAGATGATACATGGGAAATCAATTCATTTATTAAAGAATCTCATAAAGATTTATACTTACAAACAGATTATGATAAGGATGAACTTAGAAAAAAACTGTCTAGATTATATGATGGCAGTAAAACTTCCATCGAGGAAAGGGGTTATAATAACCTTTATCTTGCTCTTGGTTTTTTAGAATGGACTGATGTTAGTTATCAAGAAAGTAAATACAAAGCACCTCTTATTTTAATTCCTTTACAAATCAAAAGGGATTCTGTATCCTCCCCGTATAGAGTTTCCTGGAACTCAGAAGAGGTTAAGTATAATATTTCATTAGAGGTTAAACTTAAAGATCAAGGTATAGATTTACCTTCTTTTGATGATTTGGAGTCTAAGGATGAATTAAACAATTATTTAAAATCTATTCAAGATATTATTAACTCTAAAACTTCTAACTGGAGAATTGTAAATGATATTTATTTGGATAATTTTGATTTTAAAAAGTTTGTAATGTATAAAGATTTGGATTTAAGTCGATGGGGTAATATTAAAAATAATTCTATAAAAACATTATTTGAAGTTGATGAATCAGATAGGGATTTTGAAGATTATGGTTATGATTATGAGGAAGAAGTAAGCTTAATGAAATCATCTGATATTTTTAATGTTGTTGATGCTGATTCATCTCAAATTTCAGTTTTAAAAGAAGTAACAGAGGGTAATAAAAATTTAGTTGTTGAGGGACCTCCTGGTACTGGTAAATCTCAAACTATTGTAAATATTATTGCAGAATTAATGGCAAATGATAAAAAAATTCTTTTTGTAAGTGAGAAAAAAGCAGCATTAGAGGTTGTTAAATCTAAATTAGATTCTATAGGTTTAGGTGATGGTTGTTTAGAGCTTTATGGAAGAAATACTAATAAAAAAGATTTTTTGAATGAGTTAGAGAGGGTTACTAAGCTTGATTCAGTCAAAATTAATGATAAATCTATTTTTAATAAGGTAGATGAGGTTAAAACAGATTTAAATAATTATGTAAACATCTTACACTCTTCTTATGGAAAAACTGGTTTAACTTACTATGAATTAATGGGTATGTTGGAATTAAATAATCAAAAACTAGACAAAAATAATCAGGAAAAATATCGATTTGATGTTGGTTCTGTTTCTAATTTAACTAAAGAAGATCGTGAGATTATTGTTGAAAATTTAAATGAAATCAAAATAAATTATGACCAAATAAGTCCATATCATAATAATTTGTGGTTAGATACTAATTTTAGGGAATTGAATTCATCTGATTATCATGAAATTGGTCAAAATCTCGAATCATTAATTAATTATTCTAATAAATTCAGTGAATTCAGTGAAAACCTTCATAATTTAATAGGGATAACTAAGTTTGAAAATTTTGATATCGATAATTCTATTGCAAAAATAGAACTTCTTAAACCTAATTTAAAATTAATTGAAGATGAGTATTTACCAGAAATTATCCATGATATTGGTAAGTTTCAGTCTGATGTTGGTGTTTTTGGTTTGGATGTTGGTTCTGAGGGTCTTGTTGATGATATTGGTTCTTTGATTGATGAGGCTGATTCTTTTAGTTCTGATTCTTTTGATATTGGTGATTTTGATAGTTGTGTTTCTGATTATAGGTTGTTAGATGGTGAGGATGATTTAGTTTCTGTTGTTGATAGGATTTCAGATTTTTGTGTTAAGTCTAAGGGTTTGGATTTGGATAGTTTTGGTTTGGATGTTGATTTGGATGGTTTAAGGTCTAGTGTTGATGATTTGTCTGGTGTTCTTGGTTCTGGATTTGATTTTTATTTTGTTGATTGTGATGTGTTTGATGGTATTGTTGGTCGTTTTGATGCTTTTAAATCTGGATTTTTTGAGAGTTTATTAGAGGATATTGGTAAGTTTCAGTCTGATGTTGGTGTTTTTGGTTTGGATGTTGGTTCTGAGGGTCTTGTTGATGATATTGGTTCTTTGATTGATGAGGCTGATTCTTTTAGTTCTGATTCTTTTGATATTGGTGATTTTGATAGTTGTGTTTCTGATTATAGGTTGTTAGATGGTGAGGATGATTTAGTTTCTGTTGTTGATAGGATTTCAGATTTTTGTGTTAAGTCTAAGGGTTTGGATTTGGATAGTTTTGGTTTGGATGTTGATTTGGATGGTTTAAGGTCTAGTGTTGATGATTTGTCTGGTGTTCTTGGTTCTGGATTTGATTTTTATTTTGTTGATTGTGATGTGTTTGATGGTATTGTTGGTCGTTTTGATGCTTTTAAATCTGGATCTTTTGATAGTTTGTTAAAGGATATTGATAAGTTCCAAATAAGAACTAAGGGTATTGATAAGGATGTATTAAGATTAAATTTAAATTCAATGAAAATAAATGCAGAAAATTTATTAAATGATTTAGATGGTTTATATTTAGATTATACTAAAATTACAGACATCAATGACTTCGAAGAATTAGTTTCTAACTTTAAAGAGAATAAAGAATCAATTGAAAGTTCTAATTTATACCCTCTATTAAAAGATTCTAACATCCGTGGTAAATTTAAATATTTTCAGGAAGGTAAAGATTCTTTAATTAAAAGAAAGTTTAACAGTAATTTTAAAGAGATTTCAAAACAATTTCATGGATATTATATTGAGGAAGTCTCTGATGATAAAATTGTTGAGGATTTAGGTACTTTATTATCATTAAACCAAAAATTAACTGTTTTAAGGGATAAAATTTTAGCTTATGCTAAATCTAATATTGATGATAATAAAATTGTTGTTGAATCTGAGAATTTGTTAAAATGGTTTAAAAATTTAGAAAATATTATTAAAAAATTATCTAACTACAAAATTAATACTAATGTCGAATCTTTAATCAATGATTTAAACAGTATTTCCGAGGCTAGTGAATTTTTAAACAAAATTTACACTGAAAATTCTTCTTGTGTTTCTGAGTTGGAGGGTATTAGGGATAGTTTGGAGGATTATCAGTTTAAGATTATTGGTAATGTTTTTAATTGTAAATTTAATCGTTTGGTTTGTCTTAAAAACTTGTTGAATCATATTGTTGATGAGAATTCTTCTTGTGTTTCTGAGTTGGAGGGTATTAGGGATAGTTTGGAGGATTATCAGTTTAAGATTATTGGTAATGTTTTTAATTCTAAACATAATACCTTAATTGAAGCTAATTACTTGTTAGATACTATTAAATCTTATGATTCTAAAGGTAAATATTATTTTAATGATTTATGGAATTCTTATAAATCTTCGTCTGAAACTTTGCTCAGAGAATTTAAAATAATCAAAGAATTTAATGATAACTATAACTCTGGATTTTTCAATGATACAACTTTGGACTTTGTTAATAATGGAGATTTTTCAATTTTAAATGAGAATATTGATGGAATTAAAAGATGTAAATCTAAAATATTTAAAAATTTTAATAATATAAATGATAAGATAGATTTATCTAATAAATTAGAGGTTTCAAACTTGAATTTGGTTGATCTTAATGATTTTAATAAATTAATTGTGACATTACGTAATAATGTAGATGAATTACATCCGTTAAAATTGTTTGTTGATTGTTGTAATAAATATTCTAATAAATTCACTGAGAATTTAATTAATATTATTAAAGAAGATAAAATAAAATCTGACATGTTTGAAAGTATATTTCTTTTTAACTTTGCTAATAATGCTCTAAAAGATATTTTTGATGATGAGAAGTGTTTGGAAGAGTTTAATTATAAAACTCATGAGGAAGAAATTGAAAAATTTAAAGAATTAGATCAAAATACTTTAAAATTAAATAGATATCGAGTTAAAGAGGCTCTAGCTAATAAAAGACCAAACATTAATAGAAAATGGTCTAAAAGTTCTCCAATGGGTATTTTAAAATTTCAATTTTCTAAAAAAAGATGTTTAATGTCTATTAGACGATTACTTTCAAATGCTCTTGATGCTATAATATTGCTTAAGCCTTGTTTTATGATGAGTCCAGTATCTATTGCTCAATATTTGCCTCCTGAAATTTTTGAATCTTACTTTGATTATGTAATATTTGATGAAGCTAGTCAAGTTGAGGTATCTGATGCAATTGGCGCAATGATGAGGGGTAAACATTACATTGTTATGGGTGATACTAAACAGCTACCACCAACAAGGTTCTTTGAGTCTTCATTGGATATTGATGATGAGGATGAGGACCTCAACAATGTTAAAGATTTAGAGAGTATTCTTCATTTGTGTGAAAATTCCTTTGAGCGTAGGGTTTTAAGATGGCATTATAGAAGTAGACATCAATCCTTAATTGAATTTTCAAATTATGCATTTTATAACAATGAGTTATATGTATTTCCGTCACCTGTTAAAAATTCAGATGATTTGGGCTTAAAATTTATGTATAATCCAAATACTGTTTATGAGAAAGGATCAAAAAATATTAAAGAAGCTGAGGATGTAGTAGAATATGCATTTAATTCATTTAGAAAATATGGTAATTCAAAGAGTTTAGGTATAGGAACTTTTAGTATTAAACAGAAACAGGTTATTATGGATGTATTAGAAACCAAACTCAAGCAACATCCTGAACTTGAACAATACTTTAATGAGGATGGTAAGGAAGGATTTTTTGTAAAAAACCTAGAAAATATACAAGGTGATGAAAGGGATATTATTTTGATTAGTGTTGGTTATGGTAAAAATAGTTTAGGTCAACTAAGACTAAATTTTGGACCTTTGAATAGAGATGGTGGAGAAAGAAGGCTGAATGTACTTATAACTAGGGCAAGGGAACAATGTGTAATTTTCTCAAATTTCAAGTCTTCTGATATGGCTGTTGATAAAATACGCTCTAAAGGAGTTAAAATTTTTAAAGATTATCTCTATTTTGCTGAAACAGGTAAGTTACCATCAAGTTACCTCTTAGATAATGATTTTGATTCTGATTTTGAAAGATCAGTATATGACTTCTTAGTTGATAATGGATATGAAGTTGAAAAACAAGTAGGGTGTGCAAATTATAGAATTGATTTAGCTGTTGTTGATAATCATAATCCTGACAATTATATTTTAGGAATTGAATGTGATGGTGCCATGTATCACTCTTCCAAAGTTGCAAGAGATAGGGATAGATTGAGACAAGAAGTTTTGGAAGGTTTAGGATGGAAATTATATAGAATATGGTCAACTGATTGGTATCATGCACGAGATTCTGCTAAAAAAAGGTTATTAAATGCTGTAGAATATGCTTATAAAAACAAGAATACAATTAATACAAAAAAAGAAGTAACTCCAGATTTTGATATTAATGTAACTATTGAACCTAATAATGATTTGAATGATGATGAAGATTCCTACTTTGTACCATACACGTATTGGAGATATGATTCCAGTTTAGATACTGATTTATATTATTCAATCTTAAGAATGGTTAAGGTTGAAGGGCCAGTTCATATTGATGATATCTATGATCGTATAAAAATTTTCAATGGAAACAAGGCAACAAAAAAATTTAAAAATTTGGTTTCATTAGTGTTGTCTAATTTAATTTCAAAAAAAGAGATTAAAAAAGATGTTAACTTTTATTATGGTGTAGATTTTGATTTAAGTAAAATTAAAGTTAGAAATAGAGATAAACCTGAAATTGATAGGATTTATACAAAAGAGGTTCTTTTGTCAATAATTTATACTTTAAAAATAGAATTGGCTTTATCTAAGGAAGATTTAATTAAAGAAAGTTCTATTAATTTAGGTTTTAAGAGATTAACTTCTAGGGTGTCTCAAAAACTTGAATCAAGTGTTAATGCATTATTAAATGATGGTTTCATAATTGTGGATGAGAACAGTAATTTAAAATTGAACGAAGATAAAATTTAA
- a CDS encoding aconitase X, translating to MYLTPEEEKMSNGEYGETIRKSMDILIALGDIYEAERFVDISSAQVSGVSYKTIGQAGLEYLEDLATDKSAKASIPATLNPAGVDLEHWKELGFSEFFAGKQNDIVDAYGKLGITTLCTCTPYLIGNVPRFAEHVSWSESSAVAYVNSVIGARTNREGGPGALAAAIVGKTPLYGFHLDENRKANLVVNVESELSGVDFGALGYAVGQVVGDGVPYFKLQDQKVKNENLKALGAALASSGAVALYQVENITPEYKNMDIGNAEETITITKEDIEDTKAKLSTSNEVPDLVCLGCPHASLEEIKDLAAIVEDRKIKNELWICTSVNIKAAAERMGYLQAIEEAGGHIVCDTCMVVAPIEDLGYKVIGVNSAKAANYVPNMSGIDVVYDEAKNLIQFE from the coding sequence ATGTATTTAACTCCAGAAGAAGAGAAGATGTCTAATGGGGAATATGGTGAAACCATTAGAAAAAGTATGGATATTTTAATAGCGTTAGGAGATATTTATGAGGCAGAGAGATTTGTGGACATCAGTTCTGCACAGGTTTCAGGAGTATCCTATAAAACCATAGGCCAGGCAGGTTTAGAGTACCTTGAGGATTTGGCAACTGACAAGTCAGCAAAGGCAAGTATTCCGGCAACATTGAATCCTGCAGGTGTTGATCTGGAGCATTGGAAGGAGCTAGGTTTTTCAGAATTCTTTGCAGGAAAACAGAACGATATTGTAGATGCATATGGGAAACTTGGAATCACAACATTATGTACATGCACACCCTATCTCATTGGTAATGTTCCAAGGTTTGCCGAACATGTATCCTGGAGTGAGTCATCTGCTGTTGCATATGTAAACTCTGTTATAGGTGCCCGCACTAACCGTGAAGGTGGTCCAGGTGCTCTTGCAGCAGCCATTGTCGGAAAGACTCCCTTATATGGTTTCCACTTAGATGAAAACAGGAAGGCAAATCTTGTAGTGAATGTGGAATCCGAGCTTAGTGGTGTTGACTTCGGTGCACTTGGTTATGCAGTGGGCCAGGTTGTAGGTGATGGGGTACCATACTTTAAGTTGCAAGATCAGAAGGTTAAGAATGAAAACCTCAAGGCATTAGGTGCAGCACTTGCATCATCAGGTGCGGTTGCGCTATACCAAGTAGAAAACATCACACCTGAATATAAAAATATGGATATTGGAAATGCGGAAGAGACCATAACCATTACAAAAGAGGATATTGAGGATACAAAGGCAAAGCTTTCAACATCAAATGAGGTACCTGACCTTGTATGTTTAGGCTGTCCACACGCATCACTTGAGGAGATTAAGGATCTTGCAGCAATTGTGGAAGATAGGAAAATCAAGAACGAATTATGGATTTGCACATCTGTAAACATTAAAGCTGCAGCAGAAAGAATGGGATACCTACAAGCCATTGAGGAAGCTGGTGGACATATTGTATGTGATACATGTATGGTTGTAGCACCAATTGAGGATTTAGGATATAAGGTCATCGGTGTAAACTCAGCTAAAGCAGCAAACTATGTTCCGAATATGAGTGGAATCGATGTTGTATATGATGAGGCTAAAAACCTAATTCAGTTTGAATAA
- a CDS encoding Mur ligase family protein, with translation MNYKIIGGGNAGRPVARLLNYLGHHVEVTDPKKLEDFHPDFKARLLQMEKEGVILDLGNPEPDFTDIDYVYMAPTLPKTSYAYKKVEELNLKVITNEMVSDILNEAITLDIIGITGTMGKTTTTYITTSIFEAAGYKVWSCSSLNQNLVSEVIVDGIVNGKNEECDICVFELPHGTAGLFPKINVKVGLFLNIHEDHLSEFGGSMERYIQRKMFIVRNSETLIASNHLKDLIEERSDRADTLYYGWENPEWDTSFCNFVGIGTKGNIEIKYDADDLKTGVGSIHGDFKGPFQMKSYFYENATGAAAAALTYGVDEEPIIDALSKFKGLEVHMENIGKYNGREVILDSAFLTEGMRLTMEYFKDDEVTLLLDNFDTTTERDKKEVGELCGDFVNVIVATGFNEVRQRIEMDAAQEILDGAEGKKAKGVLAGTMEEGAKLCIKYSKPGDIILHIGPVIMHDRPRIVSSIKKGLKEGCLEYEGKFEYED, from the coding sequence ATGAATTATAAGATTATAGGTGGAGGAAATGCAGGAAGACCTGTTGCAAGATTATTGAACTACTTAGGCCACCATGTGGAGGTAACAGATCCAAAGAAACTTGAGGACTTCCATCCGGATTTCAAGGCAAGACTGTTGCAGATGGAGAAGGAAGGTGTAATACTTGATTTGGGAAATCCCGAACCGGATTTTACAGATATCGACTATGTATATATGGCACCTACACTTCCAAAAACATCATATGCATATAAAAAGGTAGAGGAATTGAACCTTAAGGTTATAACCAATGAAATGGTATCAGACATTTTAAACGAGGCCATTACACTTGATATTATAGGTATTACAGGTACAATGGGTAAAACCACCACTACCTATATTACAACAAGTATATTTGAGGCTGCAGGATACAAGGTATGGTCATGTTCATCCCTAAACCAAAACCTTGTAAGTGAGGTTATTGTGGACGGAATCGTAAATGGCAAGAATGAGGAATGTGATATCTGTGTATTTGAACTTCCACATGGAACTGCAGGCCTATTTCCAAAAATCAATGTAAAGGTTGGACTGTTCCTAAACATCCACGAAGATCATCTATCGGAATTTGGAGGTTCTATGGAAAGATACATCCAAAGGAAGATGTTTATTGTAAGAAACTCCGAAACCTTAATCGCAAGTAACCACCTAAAGGATTTAATAGAGGAGAGATCCGATAGGGCCGACACATTATATTATGGATGGGAGAATCCTGAATGGGATACCTCTTTCTGTAACTTTGTTGGAATTGGAACCAAGGGTAATATTGAAATCAAGTACGATGCGGATGATTTAAAAACAGGTGTTGGAAGTATCCATGGGGACTTTAAAGGACCGTTTCAAATGAAAAGCTATTTCTATGAAAATGCAACAGGGGCAGCCGCCGCAGCACTTACATATGGGGTAGATGAGGAACCTATTATTGACGCCTTATCTAAGTTTAAAGGTCTTGAAGTCCATATGGAAAATATTGGAAAGTATAATGGACGTGAGGTCATACTTGATTCAGCGTTTCTAACTGAGGGTATGAGACTTACTATGGAATACTTTAAGGACGATGAGGTAACCCTTCTTCTTGATAACTTTGATACAACAACTGAAAGGGATAAGAAAGAAGTAGGTGAGCTCTGTGGTGACTTTGTAAATGTTATAGTTGCAACAGGTTTCAATGAGGTCAGACAAAGAATCGAGATGGATGCAGCACAGGAAATACTTGATGGTGCAGAAGGTAAAAAGGCGAAAGGCGTTCTTGCAGGTACAATGGAAGAGGGCGCTAAGCTTTGTATTAAATATTCAAAGCCTGGTGATATAATTCTACATATCGGCCCTGTAATAATGCATGATAGGCCCCGTATCGTATCCAGTATTAAGAAAGGCCTTAAAGAAGGCTGCCTTGAATATGAGGGTAAATTTGAATATGAGGACTAA
- a CDS encoding flavin reductase family protein, whose protein sequence is MKKDAIIDKSRIEPKPNTIVSCRKDGKDNALVVGFASNASLEPSMVMVGIVPTRYSYDMIKDTGKFVVNIPGKDFADEFNYLGTVSGRDEDKLAEINTVDGDIVDAPILTDCPVNFECTVVTSVKPEDGTHELFIAKVEKVHCDEEYLEDGIIQWDRIDLL, encoded by the coding sequence ATGAAAAAAGACGCTATAATTGATAAATCAAGAATTGAACCAAAGCCTAACACAATTGTATCCTGCCGTAAGGATGGAAAGGATAATGCACTGGTAGTAGGATTTGCATCCAATGCAAGTTTAGAACCATCAATGGTTATGGTCGGTATTGTACCTACCAGATATTCCTATGATATGATAAAGGATACAGGCAAATTTGTAGTCAACATACCTGGAAAGGACTTTGCTGATGAGTTTAATTACCTAGGTACCGTATCTGGTAGAGATGAGGACAAACTAGCAGAGATCAATACTGTCGATGGTGACATTGTAGATGCACCTATCTTAACAGATTGTCCTGTTAACTTCGAATGCACCGTTGTTACCTCTGTAAAGCCAGAAGATGGTACCCATGAATTATTCATTGCCAAAGTAGAGAAGGTACACTGTGATGAGGAGTATCTTGAAGATGGCATAATTCAATGGGATAGAATAGATTTGCTATAA
- a CDS encoding TM2 domain-containing protein: MRRCPNCGSDVKQGNFCTVCGSELPPEEETNNIAHTQSMDSGKGYQSNQNINTEFNNQSANQNTRTPIRNYGNGYNQVTKHKNVAIAVILSLFIVGLGHVYLGLGKKGLKIFVIQIIFGILTLIFIGYILAFIWAIYAIVDAYECTKAINEGTYVEESLDFRNLIWWN, translated from the coding sequence ATGCGAAGATGTCCGAATTGTGGAAGTGATGTAAAGCAAGGTAATTTCTGTACTGTCTGTGGTTCAGAATTGCCTCCTGAAGAGGAAACAAACAATATAGCCCATACTCAAAGCATGGATTCAGGTAAGGGCTATCAATCCAATCAGAATATAAATACGGAATTTAACAACCAATCAGCAAATCAGAACACCCGGACCCCAATCAGGAATTATGGCAATGGTTATAATCAGGTAACTAAACATAAAAATGTAGCGATTGCCGTTATATTATCATTATTTATTGTTGGTTTAGGTCATGTATACTTAGGCTTAGGTAAGAAAGGACTTAAGATCTTTGTTATCCAAATAATATTCGGAATTTTAACCCTTATTTTCATTGGATATATACTTGCATTTATATGGGCAATCTATGCTATTGTTGATGCATATGAATGTACTAAGGCTATTAACGAGGGAACTTATGTTGAAGAGTCCCTTGACTTTAGAAACTTAATTTGGTGGAACTAA